A window of the Vespa velutina chromosome 7, iVesVel2.1, whole genome shotgun sequence genome harbors these coding sequences:
- the LOC124950402 gene encoding nuclear pore complex protein Nup98-Nup96 isoform X2, whose product MFGQSGNTSFTGFNTATQSSPFGQSAFSKPITTSSFGMGTSQVFGSGNTSLFSSKPAGSSTSGLFGNTTTPPAFRQQTNAQPSFGGFGTTNTNTNLFGTQQNATPSLFGASTATSAFGQGNKTGGFSFNNPVSSNLFGQPQQPSQQVTPFGQTNATGNTNLFGTTGGFSNTPANTAMTGTVVKFTPVITTDSMTKNGTAHSISGRHCCIVAMKEYESKSYEELRFEDYSVGRKGPQGPQGPSTGLFGSTAQPSPFGNTAAGTSTAATGFSGMSGGFGSTSQSGSSSLFGKPMTNFGGQPATTANTFAFNSTTNTNLFGNNTQAKPFGTAPTSLFQTSNANQTAGTGFGNINTTPNTGFGPAFGNPQPNQTIGLFSQNKSAFNIPSTSSGTGFTNFGQTSVSNSGTSLFNAKPAMSGFGTPSFGPTSAPLSFGSNTGFNTGQNSGNSLFNSSFKPAGQTPGFSFGSTGAPSTGLGTNTGLNLGGSSTLFGQQKPSGVFGNTGNTTTFNNPGSFGGSFSFGANNNTMSGQGTGLLSGLAPNQVKNSGTVPVHQQILALVSAPFGDSPLLKNLLPASGKTEELLKPTNAASKILSNPQYKVATNNKSPKIKTKIVSTTQLSKKSLFEGLEEEDPVLSEAFQPRPSAKRLVLRPKPITNSTTQSLNENSESHTKNDSTEERIDNSNVHNSSIEAIDKENKNLETNRQFSADRKSSTSWLKSSLPRKERILCDDELFEGQQSPFSETNNSQEIINNTITELNPHNSINNQTDTDLSNLTETPLSASLGDKSSIDLITQNTDTSQELDANSMSTSQNNWSTNLAKVTLQRVGYYTIPPLDKLDNYVCGETCVVPHFTVGRRGYGNVLFPESFDIYGLNLDEIVYFRHKEVIIYPDDEKKPPVGQGLNRKAQVTLERVWPHDKTRHEPITDPHRIEAMNYEAKLRKVSAKHDTNFLEYRPETGSWVFKVDHFSKYGLSDSDEDDNNVPPKSDVKKLKIANLQQKLPEKVEQQKSINKNATTTTENLKAGESRLSNLECDFLGTDPDSPTYRHHNDEKKLLISPTTAYARITGTDSHKLQLMKASFFDTAEEEMDQESVHDNLSVLPGKDLSNNFFNVGSKIDRHSVANIYTPILRSNFISSQTSLSTNEEQMIHETNIRSKSKLSNEITGAQTFVLAKPFPDPSIAPITKVMRCHSEVIPLSESILNKLHFRSAADFGIQMGRVFRSSWGMGLTLLSLSTQEQAAKIPLQNTFDQLGSYVCGRIPGDTTSMNVVQRLQILGGNGAEVEYIQMFKESIEGHLKIQLANCIMGQEGDCPTFNVATETASTTLSAHSKLAQELADQFSSDIMMVYTKTVFKLCVALWGDLPDINISTGNEKHHTVMVRKEAVGEWLQSVVKETVEQEIAEIDTDDKIILSLLTALRLEEACQIARKVGDHCLALLMAQLRSGLPVKEMVKQQLAVWQDLDVDENLSINRLKLFTLIAGEPLISSKHGTINTCEGLDWKRALAVHLWYLSSPTASITDVLDLYESSFNVDPTEAYSVIPEPEYRNNEYDPEANNKKSVHDLCFHILKLYCTGNHSLEKLLNPLTYTLDPFDYRLSWLMQQTLLSLGYSHLSEYVTSLTHINFATQLEGYGLWHWAIFVILHLRDAGRRRTAVLDLLARHVEIDDIPEYVKQEEFLKEELGIPSAWIHQAKAMKSRVSKRYGEAAWYFIQAEEWNMAHEIIIEHLAADAIINENYEYLQSLLNPLVPEECSNIISNWPNQGQLLWDYIEITTQIQNLLNSSDSCTINYKLELLKPRLTSLCSKIDQFPCLSAKHRLCQAEIAKRTLHVAKNLLILQANENNSMLKVLVYLISQLPLPEDYAQQELRPIINMCVNEAVSQKA is encoded by the exons atgtTTGGACAATCTGGAAATACATCCTTCA ctGGTTTTAATACTGCTACACAAAGTAGTCCCTTTGGTCAATCAGCATTCAGTAAACCAATTACGACAAGTAGCTTTGGAATGGGTACATCTCAAGTCTTTGGCAGTGGTAATACTTCACTTTTTAGTTCAAAACCTGCTGGTTCTTCAACTAGTGGGTTATTTGGCAATACGACTACGCCACCAGCATTTAGACAACAAACTAACGCTCAGCCCTCTTTTGGAg GTTTTGGTACAACCAATACAAATACTAATCTGTTTGGTACACAACAAAATGCAACCCCAAGTCTTTTTGGAGCAAGTACAGCAACGTCTGCTTTTGGTCAAGGAAATAAAACAGGTGGATTCAGTTTTAACAATCCAGTTTCCAGTAATTTATTTGGTCAACCACAACAACCATCTCAACAAGTTACTCCTTTTGGTCAAACTAATGCAACTGGAAACACAAATCTCTTTGGTACAACTGGTG GTTTTAGTAATACACCTGCTAATACAGCTATGACAGGGACAGTGGTTAAATTTACACCTGTTATAACTACGGATTCTATGACAAAAAATGGTACAGCTCATAGTATATCTGGAAGACATTGTTGCATTGTTGCTATGAAGGAGTATGAGTCCAAATCGTATGAAGAATTACGTTTTGAAGATTATTCGGTTGGTCGAAAAGGTCCACAAGGTCCACAAG GACCAAGTACTGGGCTTTTTGGATCAACAGCACAACCATCTCCTTTTGGAAATACAGCAGCTGGCACTAGTACTGCAGCAACAG GTTTTAGTGGAATGAGTGGAGGTTTTGGAAGTACCAGTCAGTCTGGATCAAGTAGTCTTTTTGGTAAACCAATGACAAATTTTGGAGGGCAaccagcaacaacagcaaatACATTTGCATTTAATTCTACAACCAACACAAATCTTTTTGGCAATAATACACAAGCTAAACCTTTTGGCA CTGCTCCAACATCACTTTTTCAAACCAGCAATGCTAATCAAACTGCTGGCACAGGTTTTGGCAACATTAATACTACACCTAATACAGGTTTTGGACCTGCATTTGGTAATCCTCAACCTAATCag ACAATTGGATTATTTAGTCAGAATAAGTCAGCATTTAATATACCTTCAACATCATCCGGAACTGGTTTTACAAATTTTGGACAAACATCTGTAAGTAACAGTGGGACATCTTTGTTTAATGCAAAACCTGCTATGAGTGGATTTGGAACTCCATCGTTTGGACCGACATCAGCACCTTTGAGCTTTGGATCTAATACAGGTTTCAATACAGGCCAAAATTCTGGGAATTCGCTATTTAATTCATCATTTAAACCTGCAGGACAAACTCCTGGTTTTTCTTTCGGCTCAACTGGAGCACCTTCTACGGGTCTTG gCACCAACACAGGCTTAAATTTGGGTGGTAGTTCAACCCTATTTGGCCAACAAAAGCCAAGTGGAGTTTTTGGAAATACAGGAAATACTACAACATTTAATAATCCTGGTTCATTTGGAggatctttttcctttggagcaaataataatacaatgtcTGGACAAGGAACTGGTTTACTCAGTGG ATTAGCACCAAACCAAGTAAAAAATTCTGGTACTGTTCCCGTACATCAACAAATTTTAGCATTGGTATCAGCACCTTTTGGTGATTCACCTTTATTGAAAAACCTATTACCA gCTTCTGGAAAAACAGAAGAGCTTTTAAAACCGACAAATGCAGCATCGAAGATATTGAGCAATCCACAGTACAAAGTCGCGACTAACAATAAATCaccaaaaattaaaacaaaaattgttaGCACTACTCAGTTATCGAAg aAATCATTGTTTGAGGGACTTGAAGAAGAAGACCCAGTATTGTCAGAGGCATTTCAACCGCGTCCTAGTGCTAAACGATTAGTATTACGACCAAAACCAATTACAAATTCTACAACGCAgtcattaaatgaaaattctgAATCTCATACAAAAAATGATAGCACGGAAGAGAGAATAGATAATTCCAATGTACACAATAGTAGTATTGAAGctattgataaagaaaataaaaatttagaaacgAATAGACAATTTTCAGCTGATAGAAAATCATCTACATCATG gtTGAAGTCATCACTTccacgaaaagaaagaatactaTGTGATGACGAATTATTCGAAGGACAACAGTCCCCATTTTCTGAAACTAATAATTCAcaagaaataattaacaatacgATAACTGAATTAAATCCTCataatagtataaataatcaaaCTGATACAGATTTATCTAATTTAACAGAGACGCCTCTGAGCGCATCATTGGGTGATAAAAGTTCCATTGATTTGATTACACAAAATACag ATACCAGTCAAGAATTAGATGCAAATTCAATGTCTACATCGCAAAATAATTGGTCTACTAATTTGGCCAAAGTAACACTCCAACGAGTGGGATATTATACAATTCCTCCGCTTgataaattagataattatGTTTGTGGAGAAACTTGTGTAGTACCTCACTTTACTGTAGGACGTAGGGGATATGGCAATGTACTTTTTCCAGAGTCGTTTGATATTTATGGCTTAAATTTAGACGAAATag tatatTTTCGGCACAAGGAAGTTATTATTTATCCGGATGATGAAAAGAAACCACCAGTTGGTCAAGGTTTAAATCGAAAAGCTCAAGTTACATTGGAGAGAGTATGGCCACATGATAAAACTCGGCATGAACCAATTACTGACCCACATAGAATAGAAGCCATGAATTATGAGGCAAAATTGCGTAAAGTATCAGCAAAACACGATACAAACTTTCTTGAATATCGTCCAGAAACTGGATCATGGGTATTTaag GtcgatcatttttcaaaatatggTTTAAGTGATTCGGatgaagatgataataatgtgcCACCTAAATCAGacgtgaaaaaattaaaaattgcaaATTTGCAACAAAAGTTACCTGAAAAAGTGGAACAACAAAAGTCTATa aataaaaatgccACCACCACGACAGAGAATCTAAAAGCAGGAGAGTCGCGACTTTCAAATTTGGAATGTGATTTTTTGGGTACGGATCCCGATTCTCCAACTTATA gACATCATAATgatgagaaaaaattattaatcagtCCTACAACAGCTTATGCACGTATTACTGGCACAGATTCtcataaattacaattaatgaaAGCAAGTTTTTTTGATACGGCCGAAGAAGAAATGGATCAag AATCAGTTCATGATAATTTATCAGTTTTACCAGGAAAAGAtctatcaaataatttttttaacgtgGGATCAAAAATCGATCGACACAGTGTTGCGAATATTTATACACCAATATTacgatcaaattttatatcttcacAAACTTCGTTATCAACGAATGAAGAACAAATGATACATGAAACAAATATTC gttcaaaatcaaaattatcaaatgaaattacTGGCGCTCAAACATTTGTTCTTGCAAAACCTTTTCCCGATCCTTCAATAGCACCAATAACCAAAGTAATGAGATGTCATTCAGAAGTGATTCCACTTTCAGAAtctattttgaataaattacaCTTTCGTAGTGCCGCAGATTttg gTATACAAATGGGTAGAGTATTCAGATCAAGTTGGGGTATGGGTTTGACATTACTTTCTTTAAGTACGCAAGAACAAGCAGCTAAAATACCATTGCAAAATACATTTGATCAGTTAGGATCTTATGTATGTGGTCGTATACCAGGTGATACAACTTCAATGAATGTTGTGCAACGTTTACAAATTTTGGGAGGTAATGGAGCAGAAGTTGAATATATTCAGATGTTTAag GAAAGTATAGAAggacatttaaaaattcagCTTGCTAATTGTATTATGGGACAGGAAGGAGATTGTCCAACTTTTAATGTAGCAACAGAAACAGCAAGTACTACTTTAAGTGCTCATAGCAAATTAGCTCAAGAACTAGCTGATCAATTTTCTTCAGATATTATGATGGTGTATACTAAAACAGTCTTCAAGTTATGTGTGGCACTTTGGGGAGATCTCCCTGACATAAACATATCCACTG gAAATGAAAAACATCATACTGTAATGGTAAGAAAGGAAGCTGTAGGGGAATGGCTCCAAAGTGTAGTTAAAGAAACTGTAGAGCAAGAAATTGCTGAGATTGATAcggatgataaaataatactttcgCTGCTTACtg cATTGAGGTTGGAAGAAGCATGTCAGATTGCTAGAAAAGTGGGAGATCACTGCTTAGCACTGTTAATGGCACAATTACGAAGTGGATTACCTGTAAAAGAAATGGTGAAACAACAACTTGCAGTATGGCAAGATTTGGATGTTGATGAAAATCTTTCTATCAATCGCTTAAAGTTATTTACTCTGATAGCCGGCGAACCTCTTATTTCTAGTAAACATGGTACCATCAATACTTGTGAAGGACTTGATTGGAAAAGAGCCTTAGCTGTTCACTTGTG GTATTTGTCTTCTCCAACTGCTTCAATAACAGATGTTTTGGATTTGTATGAATCATCATTCAATGTTGATCCAACTGAAGCATATTCAGTAATACCAGAGCCTGAATATAGAAACAATGAATATGATCCAGaagcaaataataaaaaatcagtGCATGATTTATGCTTTCATATATTGAAACTATATTGTACTGGAAATCATTCCTTGGAAAAACTTTTGAATCCATTAACATATACTCTAGATCCATTCGATTACAGACTTAG TTGGTTAATGCAACAGACATTACTTAGTTTGGGTTATTCACATCTTTCTGAGTACGTGACATCATTGACACATATCAATTTTGCAACTCAATTAGAGGGATATGGCTTATGGCATTGGgctatttttgtaatattacatttacgaGATGCTGGACGAAGACGTACTGCAGTATTAGATTTATTGGCAAGACATGTAGAAATAGATGACATTCCTGAATATGTTAAAcaagaagaatttttaaaagaagagtTAGGCATACCGTCAGCATGGATTCATCAAGCCAAAGCCATGAAAAGTCGTGTTAGTAAAAG ATATGGAGAAGCTGCATGGTATTTTATACAAGCTGAAGAGTGGAATATGGctcatgaaattattattgaacatTTAGCAGCTGATGCTATAATAAACG AAAATTATGAGTATCTTCAATCTTTGCTTAACCCATTGGTACCTGAAGAATGTAGCAATATAATTAGCAATTGGCCTAATCAAGGTCAATTACTTTGggattatatagaaataactACTCAAAtccaaaatttattaaattcttctgattcttgtacaataaattataagttGGAATTGCTAAAACCTAGATTGACATCATTATGTTCGAAAATAGATCAATTTCCTTGTTTGAGTGCTAAGCacag attGTGTCAAGCCGAAATTGCAAAAAGGACATTACATGTAGCTAAAAATTTGCTTATACTGCAagcaaacgaaaataattctatgcTAAAGGTATTAGTTTATCTAATCTCACAATTACCATTACCAGAAGATTATGCCCAACAAGAGTTGCGgcctattattaatatgtgtGTAAATGAAGCAGTTTCGCAAAAagcataa